In Triticum aestivum cultivar Chinese Spring chromosome 5B, IWGSC CS RefSeq v2.1, whole genome shotgun sequence, the following proteins share a genomic window:
- the LOC123113726 gene encoding histone H1-like — protein sequence MSTDAAAADIPVPQVEATADPVAETTAAAAAGDAKPAKATKAKAAKTPKAPKAKKPSAPRKPKATPAHPTYAEMVSEAITTLKERGGSSTVAIGKFIEDKHKAHLPANFRKIMLTQIKKLVAAGKLTKVKASYKLAKAPAAPKKPKTKVPAKKKPAAKKKAPAKKPAAKSPAKKKAAAKPKAKAPAKTKAAAKPKAAAKPKAAAKTKAPAKTTKAAAKPKPAAKAKAPAKPKGRPAKAAKTSAKDAPGRKAPAAAATPKKAAPRKPPTKRSAPVKKATPAKKAPAKKAKK from the exons ATGTCGACCGACGCCGCTGCCGCCGACATCCCGGTGCCTCAGGTGGAGGCGACCGCCGACCCCGTCGCGGagaccaccgctgccgccgccgccggcgacgcgaAGCCGGCCAAGGCGACCAAGGCCAAGGCCGCCAAGACCCCCAAGGCGCCCAAGGCGAAGAAGCCCTCCGCCCCGAGGAAGCCCAAGGCCACCCCCGCCCACCCGACCTACGCTGAG ATGGTGTCGGAGGCGATCACCACGCTGAAGGAGAGAGGCGGGTCGAGCACCGTGGCCATCGGCAAGTTCATCGAGGACAAGCACAAGGCGCACCTCCCGGCCAACTTCCGCAAGATCATGCTGACGCAGATCAAGAAGCTCGTCGCCGCCGGCAAGCTGACCAAGGTCAAGGCCTCCTACAAGCTCGCCAAGGCCCCCGCagcgcccaagaagcccaagaccaaggtgccagccaagaagaagccggcggcgaagaagaaggcccCGGCCAAGAAGCCCGCCGCCAAGTCCccagccaagaagaaggccgccgccaagcccaaggccaaggccccAGCCAAGACCAAGGCCGCCGCCAAGCCCAAGGCGGCAGCGAAGCCCAAGGCAGCCGCCAAGACCAAGGCTCCAGCCAagaccaccaaggccgccgcgaaGCCCAAGCCGGCCGCCAAGGCGAAGGCGCCCGCCAAGCCGAAGGGCCGCCCCGCCAAGGCCGCCAAGACCTCCGCCAAGGACGCGCCAGGGAGGaaggcgcccgccgccgccgccacccccaagAAGGCCGCCCCCAGGAAGCCGCCCACCAAGCGGTCggcgccggtgaagaaggccacgcccgccaagaaggcccccgccaagaaggccaagaagtAG